The following nucleotide sequence is from Candidatus Hydrogenedentota bacterium.
AGCGCCCGTGAAAGCATGCCGGACTCGTAATGGCACTCCCGGAGGTACTGAAGCACTTTTCTCCGCGTGCTTTCACGCACAGTGGCCTTCCCGTTCAGCACGGCGGAGACGGTGGTACGCGAGAGCCCGCACAAACGCGCCACTTCGCCGGTGGTCACGGCGCGCCGTTGTCCTTCTTGCGGTTTGGAGTCCACATTAAGGCCCTTTCTGCATTCATTATGTCATCATACGCCCAAAAAGTCAACATATGATTAAAAATAATCAAACAAGTCAGCATAATACAGGTCATATGGTGCTCTATGGCTGGGTGTTGAGGATGAATCCAAACTGAATATCTATCAGAGAGAGAAGTAATGGGCGGAAAAATGGCTGGTTGCGCAGTGGATGTGCGTGCCAAATGGTTAAGCGTACTATACACACAAGTAACTGCCAGGCCGCCCCCCTCAATATGCTCATTATTTGTCAATAGATACCCAAAAGGGTGCTACTGTCCAGAAAAATCTGCATATGACCAATTATAGGCATGATATTCATTGCACAGACTATTGACTTTTCGGGGTGCTTGGGGTACACTGGGGGTGTGGTTTTCAGTCGGCGACCACCCATGACAGTCACCGAAGTATTCAGCACGACAGCGGAATTCATCAGGAACATCCCAGAAAAGGAGACAGACAATGAAAGCAAGGCGCGGGTTTACCCTCATCGAACTGCTGGTCGTCATTGCCATCATCGGCATTCTGGCGGCCATCCTGTTGCCGGCACTGGCGCGGGCGCGCGAGGCGGCGCGGCGTTCAAGCTGCCAGAACAACCTCAAACAGTGGGGTGTCATCTACAAGATGTATGCGGGTGAGGCCAAGGGGCTTTATCCGCCTCTTCAAGCCGGGGCATGGTACGGGGCGACAGGCGCCTTCATTTCAGGCGCGGAAACCGACTTTGGCATGGGCCCCTGCATTCCGTCCGTTTACCCAGAATATATGACGGATTCGGCGATCCTTTTCTGCCCGTCCGATTCCGGCAATGCGCGCACCAAGCAGCAGGACCCTACGGGCACGCTTTCCGGCGCCCCGGCGACTCCCTGCACGGGATACATGTCCCGTGACGGTTACGCCTGCATGCGCGGAAACGATGCCAGTTACGGTTATGCCGGCTTTGTGTTTGACCGGGTAGCCAACACCGACCCGGTGACCGCCGCAAGCATTCCCGTGAGCTCGACCCTGACCATTCCCGCCGGCTCCTCCAGCCAGGTGGTTGCGTGGCTGTTTACCCTCATGCAGGGCGCGACACCGCAACTGACGGCCATGGTGGCGGCGAACAGGACGGGCTTTGCGCCCATCGTGGACAAGGACATGGACATGGCGCAGAACCCGCTGGTTGTCTCGCTTGCGGGCCGCAACACGGGCAACAACGGCACCAGCACGCTGTACCGCGTGCGTGAGGGCATCGAGCGGTTCCTCATCACGGACATCAACAATCCGGGCGCGTCCGCCCAGGCCCAGAGCGAGGTGTTCATCATGTGGGACGCCGTGTCCACGTTTGTTTCGGCGTACAACCACATTCCGGGCGGCTCGAATGTCCTTTTCATGGACGGCCATGTCGAGTACCAGCGCTACACCGAGACCGGCCCCCCGCCGTGCAACCCGATGCTTGCCAAAGTGGCGGGGCTTTTCACCGAGGCCGAGTGACGCCAATTTTCCCCATTCGATGAGGGGTGACTCCGCCTGGCGGCGTCCGGTCCCAACCCGGACGCCGCGGGTGGACCGGGGGAACGGCCGGACGGCATGTGAACTTAAAGAGGCGCTGGCGCGCCTGTTTGACTTTCTGGCCGTCAAGAAAGAAGATTATTCATGTTGGCTTTTGGACCGGAGCATTTTCCGGCAGCAACCGCGCAGGCTCCCCGCCGCCGCGCCCGGCAAGAGGAAAGAACATGCGACAGGCAACAAAAACAGCCTTTTTTTTTCTGACCGCGCTGCTGGCGGCGCACAGCGCGCCCGCCTCGGGGCTTTTGGCCGGCCTGCCAAATCTTAAGGACTATAAAGCGGCGCGGGTGTCGAGTTTTGATCCGACGGGCGGCAACGCGGACGGGCGGCATGACTGGCCCCTGCAGCCCGGTGAGACGCGGACCATCGCGGACATTAGCGGTGCGGGCGCCATCACGCACCTCTGGATGACCATTGCGTCCAGGGATGAGGGGCACTTGAAACACCTTGTCCTCCGTATGTACTGGGACGGCGAGACGGACCCGTCGGTGGAGGCGCCCATCGGGGACTTCTTCGGTTTGGGCAACAACCGCTATTACCAGTACTCCAGTCTGCCCATCCAAATCGGCACGGACAAGGGGATGAACTGTTTCTGGCGCATGCCTTTCTCCGACGGCGCGAAGGTGACTGTCACCAATGACGGACCCCTGCCCTGCATCGCGTTCTACTATTACATTGACTACCAGGTGCTGGACGCGCCGCCGGTGGACGCGGGAAGGTTCCACGCGCAGTACCGCCAGGAGTACTCCTGCGTCCCCCGCCAGAACTATGTGTTCATGGAGGCGAAGGGACGGGGGCATTATGTCGGGTGCAACCTCTCGATCCACCTGCGCGCGGGGGGCTGGTGGGGCGAGGGGGACGACATGATTTATGTGGACGGCGCGGAGACGCCCACACTCCACGGCACGGGGGCGGAGGACTACTTCTGCGGGGCATGGGCCTACGGCGAGTCGCGCCCGACAACCTTCAGCAACCCCTACTTTGGGTGTCCGCAGATTGAGGGCGGCCACAAGCGGAACGCCCTGTGGAACGTGTACCGGTATCACCTTGAGGACCCCGTCCCCTTCACGGAGTCCATCCGGGTGACCATCGAGCACGGCCACGCGAACGACCGGAAAGACGACTACGCTTCCGTGGCGTATTGGTACCAGACGGAGCCGCATGTTCCTTTTCCGCCCCTGCCGAAGCCGGAGGAGCGTTTCTTTACCGAGGCGGTGACGCACACGGAGGACTGGGCCAGGGAGGCGGAGGAACTCGCGCCCCTCTTCCAGAGCGCGGAAGTGACCGCTGAGTCCACGGCGGAATGGGGCAACCACTGGAGCACGGGGGAGCACCTGGCATTCAACCCCAAAGGGCCGGCCGTGTTCAAGGCGCCGCTGCCCACCTATCCAAGCGATGCGGGAGAGTATTCAGTGGAGCTGTGGCACACGGCGGGTCCGGATTACGGTCAGTGCGAGGTGTGGGTGAACGGGAAAAAAGTCACCGCATGGGACGGCTTCAACAAGGACGGGGTGGCCCGGAAGAAACTGGACAAGCCGTTCTCCATGACCCTTGCAAAGGAGGGGAACATTATCGAGGTTCGCGTGACCGGAAAGAACGGCAAGTCGAAGGGCCACAAGGCGGGGCTGGACTGTCTTCGTCTGGCGCCGAAACTGTAACAACGGGAGCATGTCATGGAAAAGAAGGAAGCACAGTCCTGTTGCGGGCCGGAGAACGGTGCCTGTGACTGCGTCGGGGAACTCCGGCGCAGGGAATTTCTCAAGGTTGCCGGGCTCGGCCTGGTGGCCACCACCCTGGGTGGTCGGTCCGTGTCCGCGATGGCCGGACCTTTCTCCGAGAAGGACACCGTTGCGGGCCATCTGATCCCCGCCGACAAAAAACTTTCCGCCGCCTGGCTGAAGAGCCTTTTCGAGCGGGGGGAGAAGGAGGTGTTCACCGGTGCGGCGCTGGAGAAGATCGGCATGCCCTGCGGCGGCATTGGTACCGGACAGTTGTACCTCTGCGGTGACGGCACCCTGGGCTGCTGGCAGATATTCAACGACGCGCAGTCGAACTGGGTCGAGGGCACCTTTGCCACCTACGCGCACAAGGGCATCGCCAAACCCGTGAAACAGGGGTTTGCGGTCGAGGAGATTGGCGGAGATGGGGTGTCCTCAGTAAGGCTGCTGACCAAGGACCATTTCTTCAATCAGGTATCCTTTTCCGGGGAGTATCCCATTGGAACCATACGTTATCGCAGCGGGGATTGGTGTCCAATTTCTGTGACCATGGAGGCCTTTTCACCGTTCATCCCGCTCAACGCAAAGGACTCCGCCCTTCCAGGCACCCTGTTTCACATCACGGTCAAGAATGAATCATCCAAGGGAAGGTATGTCAGCATTGCCGGGTGGCTGGAAAACAGCGTTTGCCGCCATTATGTCCTTGAGAATGAGGCGGTCAGGAAAACCGCCTATGTGGCGGGAGAGAAGCATGCCCTTTGCCTGCATTCCGCAATGGCTGCGCCTGATGCGCCGGTAAACATCCCCAGAGAGACCATCCTCTTCGAGGATTTCGAGAAGGACGGCTTTGGAGCCTGGACGGTCGAGGGGGACGCGTTCGGGGCCGGCCCGCTGGAAGCCTCCTCGGACAAGCATCCCGTCACGGGGTTCGAGAGACAACGGTACGCGGCCTCCTCCGCCAAAGGGGACATGCCACAGGGCACGCTGACTTCTCCGGTCTTTACCATCTCCCGAAAGCATGTCAATTTCCTTTTTGCCGGCGGGTTCCATTCAGGGATGACCTGTGTCAGCCTTCTTGTGGACGGTAAAGAGGTGCGGTCTTCGGCGGGGAGGAATTCTGCGGAGATGGAATGGCGGTCCTGGCGGGTTGACCGTTGGGAGGGGCGGGAAGCCCAATTGGTTATCCGGGACCGGTGGAGCATGGACTGGGGCCGTGTGGCTGTGGACCAGATAGAATTTTCCGATGTGTTGCGCGGGAACGGCCCCACCCCCGTGACGGAGGCGCCTGATTTTGGCACGATGGCCCTGGCCTGTCTTGATCCTGACCCAACCGGCAATTCACCTGGCGGCCTGCTTCCAAAGTATGTGCCGGATTTGGCGCATGTCCCCTTGGAAGGCGCGGAGTATCCGGTGACCGACTCACACTGCGGTTTGCTGCGCACGGCGAAAAAGGAGCTGGCTCCGGGCGAGTCCCACACGTTCACCTTCATGCTCGCCTGGCATTTCCCGAACCAGTTCGTGGGCGACAAGTTTGACCCGGCAGTATGGAAAGGCGGGCCGAAGCGGGTTGGCCATGAGTATGCGGCGCGTTTTGCGGACGCAGCGGCGGTGGCGGAATACCTTGTGGAACACCATGACCGGCTGACCGCCCAAACCCGGCTGTGGCGGGACGCCTACTACGACAGCACACTGCCTTACTGGCTGCTGGACCGGCTGCATGCCACGCTGTCCTGTCTGGCAACGGGCACCTGCCAGTGGTGGGAAAACGGGCGTTTCTGGGCCTACGAGGGCGTGGCCTGCTGCCATGGCAACTGCACCCATGTCTGGAACTACGCCCACGCGCATGCGCGGCTGTTTCCGGAAATCGCGCGGAATGTCCGGGAGATGCAGGATTTCAATCCGCGTGAAAACGGCGGCGGGTTCAATCCGGAAACGGGTTTGGTGGGTTTCCGCGGCGACGACAACTATGCGGCGGACGGGCAGTGCGGGACCATTCTCAAGGCGTATCGGGAGCATCTGATGTCGCCGGACGACGGTTTCCTGAAAAAGAACTGGGCGTCCATCAAAAAGGCGATGGAGTACTCCATCACCCGTGACAGGAACGCGGACGGGCTCATCGAGGACATCCAGCACAACACCTATGACATCAACTATCACGGCGCAAACACTTTTGTGGGGTCGCTCTATCTGGCGGCGCTCCGCGCGTCGGAGGAGATGGCCCTTGAGATGGGGGACCGCGCGTTTGCGAAACGCGTCCGGTCCATTTTCAAGAAGGGCGCCGCCCTCACGGACAAGCGCCTGTGGAACGGCGAATATTATGTGCAGGATGTGGACCTGAAAAAGTACCCCAAACACCAGTACAAGGATGGATGCCTCTCAGACCAGGTGTTTGGCCAAGGCTGGGCGCATCAGGTGGGCCTGGGTTATCTCTATCCCCCTGACAAGGTAGGACAAACGCTGGATTCTGTGTGGAAGTACAACTGGGCGCCCGATGTCGGGCCATACAACGAGAAGCACAGGCCATTCCGGTGGTTTGTGACGCCGGGACAGGCGGGGCTCATCACCTGCACCTGGCCCAGGGGGGGATATCTCGCCGAGGGAACACTCTACCGCGAGGAGGTGTGGACCGGCATCGAGTACCAGGTGGCGGGGCACATGATTTGGGAGGGCAAACTGACCGAGGGCCTGGCCATTTGCCGCGCCGTGCATGACCGCTACCACCCGGAGATCTTCAACCCCTACAACGAGGTGGAGTGCGGGGACCACTATGCGCGCGCGCTGGCAAGTTGGGGGGTCTATCTGGCCCTTGCCGGATTCGAGTACCACGGTCCGAGGGGATGGCTCGGATTTGCGCCGCGCATCACCCCGGAAAAGTTTTCGGCACTGGTAACCACGGCGGAGGGTTGGGTTACCCTCTCCCAAGAACGCGAAGGAAAACGGCAGGTCAACCGTGTCACGGTGCGGCATGGCTCGTTGCGGCTCACCCGTCTGACGATGGAAGCGACAAAAGCGGTCAAATCCGTCCGGGTGACCATCCAGGGTGAACCGGTCAAGGCGCACACCCGCACCCGCAAGGGTACTGTCGAAATTGCTTTTTCTGAGGTGATCCATATGGAGGCTGGGGAGCTGTTGGAGGCGGTTCTGGAGGGATAAGCCAAGTCACCCATACCGGAATGTTCCTGTTGGGCGCGACACAGCCTTTGGCCGTGTTGCGCCCAAAGTTCTTAGCCTTTATTATGAGGAACATCCCTGTCCGCCCATGATGGCCGTCAAGGAACAGGCAAAGCCGGGAGTGTTCCATGAAAAAGAAAACAACCCTGTCTTCCTCCCAAAACCTGGGTCCTTCCAGCACTATTTTGATCTACCAGCCGGAGGACGGAAAGACCCGGATAGATGTGCGTCTGGAGGAGGAGACCGTCTGGCTGACCCAGGGACAGATGGTGGAACTGTTCCAAACGAGCAAGCCCAACATCAGCATGCACATACGTAACATATTGCAGGAAGGAGAGTTGGATGAGAATTCAGTTGTTAAGGATTATTTAACAACTGCCGCCGACGGCAAGATGTACAGGACAAAGTATTACAACCTTGACGTGATCATCGCCGTGGGTTACCGGGTGCGGTCTCACCGGGGCACACAGTTCAGACGCTGGGCAACCGAGCGGTTGCGGGAATATCTCGTCAAGGGCTTCGCCATGGACGATGACCGCCTAAAGGAGGGGCGCAACCTCGGCGAGGACTATTTTGACGAACTGCTGGAGCGCATCCGCGATATCCGCGCCTCGGAGATGCGGTTTTACCGAAAGATCACGGATATTTACGCCCTCTCTGTGGATTATGATCCCGGCGCGGAGGCCACAAAGGAGTTCTTCGCCACAGTGCAGAACAAATTGCACTGGGCCATTCACGGGCACACCGCCGCCGAACTCATCGCCGAACGCGCCGACCCCGACAAGCCGAACATGGGGCTAACCACCTGGAAAGGGGCCAAAGTCCGCAAGGCCGACATTCTCACCGCGAAAAATTACCTCAACGACGAGGAACTGCGCGCCCTGAACCGCGTCGTCACCATGTATCTGGACTATGCCGAGGACCAGGCGCAACGGCGGCGGCCGGTGTACATGGCCGATTGGCGCGAAAAACTTGACGCTTTCCTGCAGTTCAACGGAAGGGAGGTGCTGAAACACGCCGGGACTGTGACTGCCGAAGTGGCAAGAAAACTCGTCGAGGACCGGTACGAACTGTTTAATGTTAAAAGAGTGAAGGAGGATGGGGAGGAGTATGAGGGGGATTTCGACCGGTTCATGCGCCAGTTACGTGAAAAAGGTCTGGGGAAGAATACCCAGTAGGCACTGACAACTCACCCACCCACCAACGCCTATCGGGGCGACACTATGATTATTCGGATAGAGTGGGAAAGAACAACTTGACACTGGGGTGCATGCAGTACATCCGGTAGACATTGCCATCGTGGACGAGGATGCCGCTGGAGTGGTCAATGGGGATGATGGGGTTTTGGGGGTATTTGGTCCAATGGACGAGATCGTCCGACACGGCGACATTCATGGTCCACCGGTCAGAGCCATTTTCGGGGCAGGTGGCGTGGTAATAGGCGTAATACCGGTCCTCGTGCTTCACCACCTGGTTGAGGGCAATCATGGTGCGGTCATAGGGTTCGGGACCACGCCGGATAACGGGTTCATCCTGGACATTGGTCCACACCTTCAGGTCATCCGACACGGCCAGCCAGACAGCCTCGTCGTCGCGCTCGTAGAGCAGATGCCACTTTCCGTTTTCCTTCAGGACCGTTGGTGTGCCAAAGGGGCCTTCAGGAAGGGGATCACCGTTCACCTTCCGGATGTCGAGCATCCATTTGCGGGTCCAGTGAATGCGGTCCGTGGAGGTGAACAGCCAGGTGCGGTCATGCAGCCCCTCCGCAAACATGAAATAGGTGTCGCCGTCTTTCACCACCATCATGTCCTCGACCCAGTCCTCCGCATGGACGGGATTGTCCGGGTGTCGGGTCCAATGGACGCCGTCGGATGAGGTGGCGTATCCAAGCTTCTTCATGCCTGACTCGGGGAGTTCATAGCCGGAGTACCACATGTGGTACATGTCCCCCTCCCGCATGATCCAGCCGCGTTCGCGAATTTTCTCGTCCCAGTGTCCCGGTCCCGCCCCGGTAAACAGCGGGTTTTCAGAATAGGGCGCAAAATTCACCAGTTCCGAAGGGAACACGGGGAATGTGTCTGCGGCGGCAAACAACAAGGCAAGCAGCAAAAGGCTCATTTACAGACCTCCTTGCCGTCAGGCAATACGGGGACCGATCAGATTTCCCGGACCGAATCGCGTTCGACGAGTTTTGGCGTGACCCATTCCTCGACCATGCCGCGCCCGGTCTGGTTGCGTATGGCCCGGAGGGCGAGTTCCGCGGCCTTCCTGCCGAGAACCGTCGGGAAAATGTCCACACTGGTGAGGGGCGGGCCGAAGAGTCCGGCAAAGTCTATGCCGTCAAAGCCGACCACACTGATGTCGCCCGGAATGTCCAGGGAGAGCTCGTGGGCGGCGCGGTACACCCCCATGGCCACCATGTCATTGAAACACACCACTGCGGTGGGGCGGCGTGAGGGGTCGCGCAGCATTTCCAGGGCGACGGTGTATCCTGCGGTGGCCGTCTCCCCGGCATCCATAATCACGGCGTCGGACACGGGGATGTCATGGGCGACCAGGCTCTCGATAAACCCAAGTTTCCGTTCCCGGGCGCCGTGGGAAAAGGCGGGGCCGGCCAGATGCCCCAAACGTCGGTGCCCCTTGGCGATTGCATAGTCCGTGCCCATGCGCATCCCGGCGCGGCTGTCAAAATTCACTGAATGGGACTCGATACCCTCGAAGCGTCCCTCACTGACCAGAGGAATGCCCAGTTCCACAATCTTCCGGGCATGCTCGGCGTTCAGCCCTTCGGCTCCCTTGAGGACGATGTATCCTGCGGGGCGATAGGCGTGGAGACTGGCGAGAGTTTCGGGGTCTTCCTGGTCTTCCGGACGCACATTATGGAAGAGCATGTGGTAGCCCTCCGCGTCCAGCACCTCGCTGACGCCGCGGAAAAACATCATGTGATAGGGACTGCCGAGAGAGGCGGCAAGCACCGCCACCATCTGTGACAGTTCGTCCACCAGCGTCCGGGCTATCATCCCGAACTGGTAGTTCTGCTGCCGGATACACTCCAGCACCTTGCGGCGCGTGCTTTCACGGACCGTTGTTTTTCCGTTGAGCACCGCCGATACCGTGGTCCGTGACACGCCGCACAGGCGCGCAATCTCGACACTGGTGATGGCGCCCCTGCGCTGTTTGGGTTCTTCCTTTTCCATGGGCCGTGCCTCCTGACGGGGGAGAATGTGCTGTGTCCAGATGTTGTCACAAAGACAAACGGAAAAATCATGCCGGACAATAGCATCCTCGACTAGTATTATCTCATGTCCTGCACATAATGTGCAATACCTCCAGCGCCGTTTACAACGCAAACCAGTATATGCGCTGACGCAACGGCGTAAAAATAATCATTTGTGCAATATATTGAGCTGGAACAAACGGGCATAATATTGAATTTCATGCCGGGGCGGTATAAACTTCAAGGGGTTTTCGATGGTTACGACATGGGAGAATGATGATGAAAAAGCGGTTTGGGCTTATTGTCGCGCTGTTGCTGGTGTCCGGCGCGGTGTTTGCGCAGGGGGTGACGGTGGAGAAGGATGTCGTCTACGGTCATGCGGGAGGGGTGGACCTCAAGCTGGACATTGCCAAGCCCCCGGCGTCCGACACGCCTTTACCGGCATTGGTGTGCATTCACGGCGGCGCATGGCAGACGGGCAGCAAGGACGGTTACGCCCCGTTCATCGAGCGTTTCGCCACGAACGGCTATGTCACCGCCGCAGTCGAATACCGTTTTGCGCCGGAGCATCCCTGGCCCGCCCAGATTGAGGACGTGAAATGCGCCGTGCGTTATCTGCGCGCGAACGCGAAGGAGCTCAACATCAATCCCGACAAAATCGCCGCCCTTGGTGATTCGGCGGGGGGGCATTTGGCCCTTCTTCTGGGATTGATGGACGCCGGGGACGGTCTGGAGGGTGACGGGGGCAATCCGGGGGTTTCAAGCAAAGTGCAGGCGGTCATCAACCTGTTCGGCCCCACAGACATGCGGATTTGGCGCGTGCTTCCCGAGGCCGAGGAGGAGTTCAAGAAAAACACCGGCAAGGGAACGGACGAGATTCTGCAGGACCTTGTCGGGACAATTGACCGGACCGCGCCGGTCATGGCCCAAGTTTCACCGATTGTCTACGTCAACGCGGGCGACCCGCCCATCCTCACCTTTCATGGATCCAAAGACCCCATAGTGCCCTTTGAGCAGGCACCGCTGCTGCACGATGCCCTGAAAAAGGCGGGAGTCCAGGAAAAACTGGTCGTAATGGAGGGCGCCGGTCATGGCTGGCAGGGACCCCAGTTGATACAGACCCTGCTGGAGGGGTTCATATTTCTCGACTCGGTGATGAAGAGTCCCGCGCCAGAGAAGAAATAACCCTCCGTCCTTCAAATGCGGCCCCGGTTCCGGCACACGGCCCGGCGAATGCCTTTTGACATCCATTCCCTTGGGATTACGCCTTCAAAACCAGTATCATAACCTTTTGCGGTAGTTCTGATGGCGAAATGGGCAGTGTTTTGGACGGGCCGGATGAAGACCGCCGGAAGAATGCCGGCGGGGTGAAAGAACGGTCTTGGCGGATGGCATCATTATAACGTCAAAGTTTTCGCAGAGATGTGTTGCT
It contains:
- a CDS encoding LacI family DNA-binding transcriptional regulator, which produces MDSKPQEGQRRAVTTGEVARLCGLSRTTVSAVLNGKATVRESTRRKVLQYLRECHYESGMLSRAL
- a CDS encoding prepilin-type N-terminal cleavage/methylation domain-containing protein, which translates into the protein MKARRGFTLIELLVVIAIIGILAAILLPALARAREAARRSSCQNNLKQWGVIYKMYAGEAKGLYPPLQAGAWYGATGAFISGAETDFGMGPCIPSVYPEYMTDSAILFCPSDSGNARTKQQDPTGTLSGAPATPCTGYMSRDGYACMRGNDASYGYAGFVFDRVANTDPVTAASIPVSSTLTIPAGSSSQVVAWLFTLMQGATPQLTAMVAANRTGFAPIVDKDMDMAQNPLVVSLAGRNTGNNGTSTLYRVREGIERFLITDINNPGASAQAQSEVFIMWDAVSTFVSAYNHIPGGSNVLFMDGHVEYQRYTETGPPPCNPMLAKVAGLFTEAE
- a CDS encoding DUF2961 domain-containing protein encodes the protein MRQATKTAFFFLTALLAAHSAPASGLLAGLPNLKDYKAARVSSFDPTGGNADGRHDWPLQPGETRTIADISGAGAITHLWMTIASRDEGHLKHLVLRMYWDGETDPSVEAPIGDFFGLGNNRYYQYSSLPIQIGTDKGMNCFWRMPFSDGAKVTVTNDGPLPCIAFYYYIDYQVLDAPPVDAGRFHAQYRQEYSCVPRQNYVFMEAKGRGHYVGCNLSIHLRAGGWWGEGDDMIYVDGAETPTLHGTGAEDYFCGAWAYGESRPTTFSNPYFGCPQIEGGHKRNALWNVYRYHLEDPVPFTESIRVTIEHGHANDRKDDYASVAYWYQTEPHVPFPPLPKPEERFFTEAVTHTEDWAREAEELAPLFQSAEVTAESTAEWGNHWSTGEHLAFNPKGPAVFKAPLPTYPSDAGEYSVELWHTAGPDYGQCEVWVNGKKVTAWDGFNKDGVARKKLDKPFSMTLAKEGNIIEVRVTGKNGKSKGHKAGLDCLRLAPKL
- a CDS encoding virulence RhuM family protein; translation: MKKKTTLSSSQNLGPSSTILIYQPEDGKTRIDVRLEEETVWLTQGQMVELFQTSKPNISMHIRNILQEGELDENSVVKDYLTTAADGKMYRTKYYNLDVIIAVGYRVRSHRGTQFRRWATERLREYLVKGFAMDDDRLKEGRNLGEDYFDELLERIRDIRASEMRFYRKITDIYALSVDYDPGAEATKEFFATVQNKLHWAIHGHTAAELIAERADPDKPNMGLTTWKGAKVRKADILTAKNYLNDEELRALNRVVTMYLDYAEDQAQRRRPVYMADWREKLDAFLQFNGREVLKHAGTVTAEVARKLVEDRYELFNVKRVKEDGEEYEGDFDRFMRQLREKGLGKNTQ
- a CDS encoding glycosylase; protein product: MSLLLLALLFAAADTFPVFPSELVNFAPYSENPLFTGAGPGHWDEKIRERGWIMREGDMYHMWYSGYELPESGMKKLGYATSSDGVHWTRHPDNPVHAEDWVEDMMVVKDGDTYFMFAEGLHDRTWLFTSTDRIHWTRKWMLDIRKVNGDPLPEGPFGTPTVLKENGKWHLLYERDDEAVWLAVSDDLKVWTNVQDEPVIRRGPEPYDRTMIALNQVVKHEDRYYAYYHATCPENGSDRWTMNVAVSDDLVHWTKYPQNPIIPIDHSSGILVHDGNVYRMYCMHPSVKLFFPTLSE
- a CDS encoding LacI family DNA-binding transcriptional regulator; the encoded protein is MEKEEPKQRRGAITSVEIARLCGVSRTTVSAVLNGKTTVRESTRRKVLECIRQQNYQFGMIARTLVDELSQMVAVLAASLGSPYHMMFFRGVSEVLDAEGYHMLFHNVRPEDQEDPETLASLHAYRPAGYIVLKGAEGLNAEHARKIVELGIPLVSEGRFEGIESHSVNFDSRAGMRMGTDYAIAKGHRRLGHLAGPAFSHGARERKLGFIESLVAHDIPVSDAVIMDAGETATAGYTVALEMLRDPSRRPTAVVCFNDMVAMGVYRAAHELSLDIPGDISVVGFDGIDFAGLFGPPLTSVDIFPTVLGRKAAELALRAIRNQTGRGMVEEWVTPKLVERDSVREI
- a CDS encoding alpha/beta hydrolase, whose protein sequence is MKKRFGLIVALLLVSGAVFAQGVTVEKDVVYGHAGGVDLKLDIAKPPASDTPLPALVCIHGGAWQTGSKDGYAPFIERFATNGYVTAAVEYRFAPEHPWPAQIEDVKCAVRYLRANAKELNINPDKIAALGDSAGGHLALLLGLMDAGDGLEGDGGNPGVSSKVQAVINLFGPTDMRIWRVLPEAEEEFKKNTGKGTDEILQDLVGTIDRTAPVMAQVSPIVYVNAGDPPILTFHGSKDPIVPFEQAPLLHDALKKAGVQEKLVVMEGAGHGWQGPQLIQTLLEGFIFLDSVMKSPAPEKK